The Glycine soja cultivar W05 unplaced genomic scaffold, ASM419377v2 tig00025808_1_pilon, whole genome shotgun sequence genome has a segment encoding these proteins:
- the LOC114404358 gene encoding sulfate transporter 2.1-like has translation MASSAMETCKSEDLHMQVDIEKNAKDIRSQWVLNAHEPPSPWRVVADSVSKTISHYKHKLSSLIDQPCTTLLLSVLQVVFPILAWGRNYTATKFRKDLLAGLTIASLCIPQSIGYATLAHLDPQYGLYTSVVPPLIYAVMGTSREIAIGPVAVVSLLLSSMMEKLVDPATDPVGYTKLILLATLFAGIFQTSFGLLRLGFLVDFLSHAAIVLEPDSNSPFMEPSKFYLGMLVLGLHPNDEIFGRRYN, from the exons ATGGCTTCTTCAGCTATGGAAACCTGCAAATCAGAGGATTTGCACATGCAGGTTGACATTGAGAAGAACGCGAAGGATATAAGGTCTCAGTGGGTGCTTAACGCTCATGAGCCCCCAAGTCCATGGCGTGTGGTTGCAGATTCTGTGAGCAAAACTATCTCCCACTATAAACATAAACTTTCCTCTCTCATAGATCAACCCTGCACCACACTCCTCCTTTCAGTTCTGCAGGTGGTTTTTCCAATTCTTGCTTGGGGCAGAAACTACACTGCTACTAAGTTCAGGAAAGATCTTCTTGCAGGTCTCACTATTGCTAGTCTTTGTATTCCCCAG AGCATTGGGTATGCCACCTTGGCACATCTTGATCCTCAATATGGCCTTT atacaAGTGTGGTACCACCACTTATCTATGCTGTAATGGGAACCTCGAGGGAGATAGCAATTGGTCCAGTGGCAGTGGTTTCTCTTTTGTTATCCTCAATGATGGAGAAATTAGTAGACCCTGCTACTGATCCAGTGGGTTATACAAAGCTGATTTTGCTTGCTACTCTCTTTGCTGGTATCTTTCAGACTTCCTTCGGACTCCTCAG ACTTGGGTTCCTTGTGGATTTCCTATCCCATGCTGCAATAGTTTTGGAACCAGATTCCAATTCACCATTCA TGGAACCCTCGAAATTTTATCTTGGGATGCTCGTTCTTGGTCTTCATCCTAACGACGAGATTTTTGGTAGGCGATATAACTGA